DNA from Musa acuminata AAA Group cultivar baxijiao chromosome BXJ1-5, Cavendish_Baxijiao_AAA, whole genome shotgun sequence:
AAGCTCACGTACACAAATTCTTTCTCAAGATTGCACATTTCAACTACATTTATGGATCCTTTTCTGATACAGTTCAAGCAAGATTAAGGTAATTTCAACTAAACAAATCATGTCTCCAAAACGAATTAACAACAAAGAAACGAACTTTTTCCTGTATCAACGTAAAGAAAGGAAATTTGCTAAGGAACAAAAGGCGCACCTTGTTGATATTAAGATTGGGCAACCAGGAACGGAGAAGCTTCAGGAAGTAATCAAACATCTCCACTGACGACGTAAACACCTTCGGTCCGATACTTGCCACCTCCGACTCCCCACCGTCCCGGCTTCTTCGCACCTCCACATCGCCTCCAACTTCCTCCTCTCCTTCAACTCCATCCGTCCCTTCTTCTTCCAAACAACCCTCCGGCTTCTGCCTCTTCGAAACAGAGTCCTCCTCGCCGgcctcctctcttctcctcttctcggcGCTGCCACCGCTCTCAGCCGGCACCGCTTCCGCCATGAGCTCCTCTCCCTCGAGTAACTGAGGGTTATCCGCGAGCTCTTCCGCCATGATCGCCGAAGTGCGAGCGTGCAAGTTTAACTAAACCCTAACACTAATGGATAGAATATAAATAGGTAGCTTTGTCACGTGCAGAGGAGGTGGTGGATGGAATTATCGACTAATTATCACATTTTAAGGAAAAAAAACCAATGGGGGATTTATCAGAAAAagttaatatattatattttctatttttctatatatatatatatatatatatatatatatatccaataaaGAGAAGGTCGACGCTTCATCACCAAACTCGCAtgccctcctcctccctcctcttcgagaaggagagagagagagagagagagagagagggacgacGAAGAGGTAGAGAAATCTGTTTTCTTGTCTCTTCATCCTCCGCCTCGCCCTTCTTTTCACTGTTTCGGTATACATAGAGGCATGGCGGATCCCG
Protein-coding regions in this window:
- the LOC103985398 gene encoding protein EMBRYO DEFECTIVE 514; this translates as MAEELADNPQLLEGEELMAEAVPAESGGSAEKRRREEAGEEDSVSKRQKPEGCLEEEGTDGVEGEEEVGGDVEVRRSRDGGESEVASIGPKVFTSSVEMFDYFLKLLRSWLPNLNINKYEHMVLLDLLKKGHPEPAKKIGEGIEAFQVRYHPTYKSRCFFLIRVDGTTDDFSFRKCVDKILPLPDHLKVQSTSDNDRVLGNKHGSHQRGGGRRGGRGYGKRGGFRK